In the genome of Gemmatimonadaceae bacterium, one region contains:
- a CDS encoding lysophospholipid acyltransferase family protein encodes MSPPPSLAHRAEYAALRSAVAAAATLSFTRAGSIGEAIGRLGFSPFGIRRRVVERQVEAALGLTDRDEIERIARAAYGSLGRTSVETAILPSRSRQQIIELFEDVHGWSIVEERLARGKGLIVITGHLGNWELGGAYIAARGVPIDAVARHMANPLFDRYLTRTRERIGMSIIHDEEAVKRVPRSLRGGRAVAFLVDQGAVGLASTWVPFFGRLAKTPRGPAVFALRLGAPIVFGVAVRRPSGRYVLTFEAIDPVETGDREADVDRIVADYTLALERHVRGAPEQYFWHHRRWKHQRPGTPPELGDPL; translated from the coding sequence ATGAGCCCCCCGCCGTCGCTCGCCCACCGCGCCGAATACGCGGCGCTGCGCAGCGCCGTGGCCGCCGCCGCGACGCTCAGCTTCACTCGCGCCGGCTCGATCGGCGAAGCGATCGGCCGGTTGGGCTTTTCTCCGTTCGGGATTCGACGGCGCGTCGTCGAGCGCCAAGTCGAAGCGGCGCTCGGGCTCACCGACCGTGATGAGATCGAGCGTATCGCGCGCGCGGCGTACGGAAGCCTGGGACGAACGAGCGTCGAGACGGCGATTCTTCCATCGCGCTCGCGCCAGCAAATCATCGAGCTGTTCGAGGATGTGCACGGCTGGAGCATCGTCGAAGAGCGATTGGCGCGCGGCAAAGGGCTGATCGTCATCACGGGGCACCTCGGCAACTGGGAGCTGGGCGGCGCGTACATCGCCGCGCGCGGCGTGCCGATCGACGCGGTCGCGAGACACATGGCGAATCCGCTCTTCGATCGGTACCTGACCAGGACGCGCGAGCGGATCGGCATGTCGATCATTCACGACGAGGAGGCCGTGAAGCGCGTACCGCGCTCGCTGCGCGGCGGGCGGGCGGTCGCATTTCTCGTCGACCAGGGCGCGGTCGGTCTCGCGTCGACGTGGGTGCCGTTCTTCGGACGTCTCGCCAAAACGCCGCGTGGACCCGCGGTGTTCGCGCTGCGGCTCGGCGCGCCGATCGTATTCGGCGTCGCGGTGCGACGGCCGTCCGGGCGCTACGTCCTCACGTTCGAGGCGATCGATCCGGTCGAAACCGGGGACCGCGAAGCGGATGTCGATCGCATCGTCGCCGATTACACGCTCGCGCTCGAGCGGCACGTGCGTGGCGCGCCGGAGCAATACTTCTGGCACCATCGCCGTTGGAAGCACCAACGTCCCGGAACGCCGCCGGAGCTCGGAGACCCGCTGTGA
- a CDS encoding glycosyltransferase family 4 protein — MRVLFYVSSRVWSAAARVAITAAKGLAAKGHEVAVACAEGSQLAARTSDARIDAVTMGKSASAAGDAWDLKRAMEHRSIEVAIVTNERDHLVVASARLLGNRGAILRHVRPLERIQPGRGGKIALKLAASGLIFSSEKDATEATGLKGWAVPPCVAPLGVDPSGFDSAEPMSRGEVGLANDALLIACSYEPSGRARIATVLRALALLTPRHPELHAMVFGPGSLDEALRMHASALAVGASVTFLGEVDDAPSVMRAANIGWVAAEGDAGAYACLDAMACRLPVIAERNMLTQQYVADGITGLLLAQGDPPDTASEVAEFIADRARCAAMGNAGRARVQREFSESAMIEGFERAINAAGDRVRQAS, encoded by the coding sequence ATGCGAGTCCTCTTCTACGTGAGCAGTCGGGTCTGGTCCGCGGCGGCGCGCGTCGCGATAACGGCCGCCAAAGGACTCGCCGCGAAAGGACACGAGGTTGCCGTCGCCTGTGCCGAGGGAAGCCAGCTCGCCGCGCGCACGTCCGACGCGCGCATCGACGCGGTCACCATGGGAAAATCGGCCTCGGCCGCCGGCGACGCCTGGGATCTCAAGCGCGCGATGGAACATCGCTCGATCGAGGTCGCGATCGTCACGAACGAACGAGACCATCTCGTCGTCGCCTCCGCCCGATTGCTCGGAAATCGCGGAGCGATTCTGCGACACGTCCGGCCGCTCGAGCGAATCCAGCCCGGGCGCGGCGGAAAGATCGCGCTCAAGCTCGCCGCATCGGGATTGATCTTCTCGAGCGAAAAGGACGCGACTGAAGCGACGGGCCTCAAGGGCTGGGCGGTTCCTCCGTGCGTCGCGCCGCTCGGGGTCGACCCGTCGGGATTCGATTCCGCCGAGCCGATGTCGCGTGGCGAAGTCGGTCTGGCCAACGACGCGCTCCTCATCGCGTGCTCGTACGAGCCGTCGGGACGCGCCCGAATCGCGACTGTGCTCCGCGCGCTCGCCCTGCTCACGCCGCGGCACCCGGAGCTCCACGCCATGGTGTTCGGGCCCGGGTCGCTGGACGAAGCGCTCCGCATGCACGCGTCCGCGCTCGCCGTCGGCGCGTCGGTCACTTTCCTCGGCGAAGTCGATGACGCTCCATCGGTGATGCGCGCGGCGAACATCGGTTGGGTTGCCGCCGAGGGAGATGCCGGCGCGTACGCGTGTCTCGACGCGATGGCGTGCCGCCTTCCCGTCATCGCCGAGCGAAACATGCTCACGCAGCAATACGTCGCCGACGGGATCACGGGCCTCCTGCTCGCGCAGGGCGATCCGCCCGACACCGCGTCCGAAGTCGCCGAGTTCATCGCCGACCGAGCGCGTTGCGCCGCGATGGGGAACGCCGGACGCGCACGGGTGCAGCGCGAATTCTCGGAGAGCGCGATGATCGAAGGCTTCGAGCGCGCGATCAACGCTGCCGGCGATCGCGTGAGGCAGGCCAGTTGA